The segment tttctgaGAAGCTCCTGTGTTCCTCACAAAGTACTGCTGCTGTTTATAGATGAGTTATTAACAACTTCATTACCCTTATGCACATCTTCTAGCTGAGATCCAGCTTCGGCCATCGTCTCTGCTCCTGTAACTCCAGTGGTTTCCTCCCTTCTGCCTCCCCTGCCGGTGTTCTCCCATTCGACTCCCCCATTCCCAtcacaggagctgcagcagtaacgaggggggggggggggggggggggcacatgacTTTTACACCAAACATCTGATTCCTGGTGCTAATATGTGTCCAATCTTTCCGTGGCTGGACTGGGTTCCTGTGCTGCAGGAGAACAGAATCTTGGCCCGGTTCAGCTGCACGGCTTCCTTCTCTGTTTGACCAACGAAGCCCACCGACATGCCGCCTCCGTGGCCTTCCCTCCAGAGAAACCCGATCCACCAGGTGTCTCTTTACATTTTTCCAGCATCGCTCGCTGCAAACACGGGAGGAGTTTAACCGGACTTCTGTGGTCCACGTGTTTGGCTCCGATCAGATCACACCACAACTTTTATGACGGTCCTTTTCTACTGTTGGAGGCCAACGGGGAGAAGAAACCGGAATATGTGAGTGACAGCgttcatgagtgtgtgtgtgtgtttgacggTAGCTCACCAGCTAGCATCGGGGCATTAAGTGTTAAAGTTAGCTTCTGCTCTcaagggctgctgctgctgctacctgtgtgtgtgtgtgtctctgtgtgagtgtgagtgtgtgtgtgtgtgtgtgtgtgaaactggAAAGGTAGACTTAAAATGGCCTTGGAATGGAAACGGAAGGCGAGCGTTTTCACTGGCtgggaggaggacaggaagttcACCGGTGGCTCCTCTTGGGTCACGTTCTGTGGTTCTGTTGCAGCGAATAGAACCCGCTGAGCTGTGACGGCTGTGACGGCTGATGGATCTATCCGTCTATCGATCACCGTCTAATCTACAGAACCTCTGAAATACTGAAACGACACAAACTGGAAGTCCTTTCACGTTGAACCGTTATTGGATCACCTTTTCGCTCTTCGAGCTTTACAGTTGGaggatttttgtttctttgcagtAAATTTTCTGGTAATATTTCTTTGCCTTAAATAATCTTGCAAGAATGTGGATGAAGATCTTGCGCTCTTATTTTGGTTCCTGTTTAATCCTAAATGGAACTGGACTCGAATAGCCTTGTTAAACCCGGGTACCGAGGATGGAACCCACAGGTCAAGGTTCCCCGAATGAAGTAAGGACATTATCTGTCTATTTCACAACTAGGCCAGGTGAGCGAGGCGTGGGTCAAGGTGTAATTTCATTGTGCAAGACTCTGAACAAGGAAAGGCTTTGTCTGTGAAGATGCTGACAAACCTGTAACCCAACGCTTACAGTGTTAGCTCAGACATGTAGCATCGCTTAATCGGGGATGTTGGATTGAGTGTtttcatttaataaatgtaatagAGGATGAAAAAGAGAAGACTTATTTCTTAGATCATTTAGTGGTTGGTGTATACAGGAGGAATGTTAGCATCAAGCTAATCCTATTTTCCTGTTCAGATAGGAACCAGGCTCTTATTTCTGACTGCTTTAAATATTGTCAGCGCAGACTTTAGAGAATTAATTCATATGAAAGAAATATGTTCTCGATTCTCTTTCTAGCTGTGcggagaaacaggaagcagcaattGTGCTTCATGAAGGCGTCCTGAAGTCCACCTCACCGAGACATTCGGTCCCGGCGCAGGTTACCTTAACGACGGAGTGAAAGTGATGAGTGTCTCCACGTGCCCCTTCTGTCTTGCGGCGTGTGTTAATGTTTGACAGCTGCCGGAAGGTGCACGGTTGTCCCGTGTTTGGGCCATGGGGTGCATTGTAATCCGGTTCGACACATATTTTGACTGTTTAacatggttgccatggttacagctGTGATGCTCTGACTGGCGTCGTCAAAACGGTTCCTTAATCTGCCACCTGTAAGTGCAGCAATATGCTAATGGTCCGAGCGCTGCCATCGTCTCTCggatggcgtgtgtgtgtgtgttgttgtggcGGTCGGCCTTCATCATTGCTTTAATCCTTTATGTAATGTTTAACCCCGCTGATTTACGGGCTCGGTGGCAGCagcaaaggctgctgggaaacacggaaacacgcTTTCTGTTCTGGTGGACATTTGTGCTCGATCGAATGTGTTACGAGATTTCGATCATCCGCCATTTTTAAATGCGGAGTGTGTTGTTGCGTTTGCTGTAGCGCCGCCCACGCTTCCATTGGCCCTTCCGATGACGCCTCCTGTTGAAGGTGAGCGCGTCGCCCGCAGAGACGCACATTGATGAGACGCTGTGGGACGCGAGGACACACCCGAACGAGAACTCTGGCTCCCCCATCGCTAACCCTGGAGGACCCATTTTGACGTTCACAAGGTTCCGCCTGTTGAGAGCTGCTTACTCTGTCCAGTCGTAATTCAAGCCCACTTACCCcgtcacacacacctactgCTTTTAGAGGGACGGGGCTTTCCCCTTCAGACTCAGTGTGAGTGGACAGTACTTAAGACGTGTGACACCTGGTCGTCTTACATGTTTCCACGCCGCCCTTTATCGACTTGTTTTCACCGACTTCTCTGCGCTGTGGTCTAAAGATAGTGGAGCAGCGAAAGGGTCTAGTTCCTGCGGCCCGTTCAGACGTGACGTGTCTCCCGCACCGGTCGGATGCGCTGGATGTAAGTCGGACTGGACTGAAGCGTCATGTCAATGCGTCCTCAGACCCAGCCCTGGGTTTGGCTCAGGCGACCAGCTGATGGCTGCTACTGTCAAAGACGCGCTGTCTTTTCTGAAGCATCAATCCCACTGAAGCGGCCACTCGTTTGTCTTCAGGTGCTCTAATAGCCGATCTTCCTCTGGAACAGACTCGGTTATGTTCTATCGCGGTACGGATAAAGCTCCATctttttggatttctttttcacaGAGGATTTTTCGTGCGTCCACATGGCTTGACCTTGTATTTATGCCGttttggggggggctgtgctccTTTTTGACGGTTCTTGGCTGTAAAAGGAAACGCGTGAGTCTTCAGCACTTTAAGCGCTGATAAGTCGAGCTTTGTGACCAAGTATCCCACAAAAAGCAAAAGTTAAGTGTTAAAGCCCCAGCTGTTAAAATTACTGCACACATGCACGTGTCACGTATGAGTTAGAGGgatgtctgtctgcctgtctcacTCTCCCGgtagtctctctctccttcatgcTGTGAGTTCAGCTTTTTTCCAGCTTTTAATTAAGCAGCAGCGACGCCCGCTGCCAGGGGATCCCAGATGAGCCTCTCCAGGAGCCGGGAAGCGGCGAGGGCAGCGAGaaggaggctgggggggggggttcatacgTACACTggagtaaatgtaaatgttaccatgacaacggtttgtttacatttgtgtgtgtgctgtgtggtATAAATACAGTTGGATCAAGGTGCTCAGTTTGGTGACTTCGGATGTATTTGCCgaggacaggaaatgacatcgtGCGGCCGGACTGCAGCCTCGTCCCTTTTCTGATTCATGAGCGTTTCCATCGTTTCACGAGGATCAAATCTGGGATATCTCGTTTAAGGCCTTCGCTTTGAGCGTTTGGTTACCCGTCGCCAACTCTCATCCTTAACAGCGGTTCACGCTGGGGTTTTGTAGCCCCAGGGTAACAATGTCAGACGATGCTTATTGATTTTAGAGGCTTTTCTTAGGAAAAGGCCCCTCTCGCCTTTTTCCTCTGGGATTGGGATATTTCTGGTGCTTTCATCCCGGGCAGCTTCAAAAGAAAGACGGCGTATCCCTCCCAAGGACACGAGTACGGCTCCTCCAGATTAATATTCTGCTCGGCACTCTTTTTGTCTGTGGAGGACGGAGTGATGAAATCCAACGTGGACCAAAGAAGAACCAGTCTCATCCTGTCGaccagagaaacacagagaaacatgccgttggttggttggttggtttctgACCGATTCCAGACTTTTACTTCGTTTATTTACACTGGCTGCACCAATGGTGACCTCGATGACAGCATTCCTATATCACATCTCTGTTTGTGCTAATGCTAGTGCTAATCGTATTCTTTCTCCTTTTAGTTCCGCTGTCTGAAATTCAAAGCCTTGTAATCGGTACACATAATCATGTTTTGACTCTCCGTCACCCCGCGGTGCGTTTGTTTCGCGTTTCCAGACGTGCCGGCGCCGGAGCAGCCGGAGCTGTTcctgaagaagctgcagcagtgCTGTACTGTCTTCGACTTCATGGACACGCTGTCGGACCTCAAGATGAAGGAGTACAAGCGCTCCACGCTCAACGAGCTGGTGGACTACGTGACCGTCAGCCGGGGCTACCTGACGGAGCAGGCCTACCCCGAGGTCGTCAAAATGGTGAggcacttcctgttgttgtcaCCGTGGATAATTTCCCTATTActctgacccccccgccccctctgtTTGCTCCCAGGTGTCTCACAACATATTCCGGACCCTTCCGCCCAGCGACAGTAACGAGTTCGACCCCGAGGAGGACGAGCCGACGCTTGAGGCCTCCTGGCCGCATCTACAGGTGAGGTGGAGTTTGGACCCAGTCTGGCGATGAAGTGCAGACAAACGGGCGACGCCTTCAGGAACGGCTGCCATTTCCAAGAGGAGCGCGTCTTCCTTCACATTTCTATCATCCTGTTGTTCAGGAGGAAGTTTTACCCCTTCTGTATTCCCAAAGTGTTCAGGAAGCCCGTTAAAAATAACCGGGCTCCAGCCGGGATTCTTCTTCCTGTACAGCAGTCAGCTGATCGACGTTAGCATCGATCTGTTTAatgcagtggttctcaaatggtgcccccctaggggggcgcggtgcgatatcagggggggcgcctgtgaccgcggagaaaatgtttttttgccttacgagagtaaagtgtaattgcacatccactccagtagttggcagtggcgccctgattgtcagagtgcgcgcagggaggattagcagaagaacagcggtcgtaaacaatatacggtgggagaagaagaaagacatgacttcctcattttctgttgcagactaaaaaaaatggtaataaagttatttgttgtaagttgatctatatttctttctttttcatatttttttgtatgttaataaggatacaagagtgtttttttttgggggggggggggggcgcgaaatgtttttttcttcctagggggggcgcggcagaaaataattgagaagcaccgGTTTAATGtcacctccttctccctctccatccgCCTCTTTTCCAGTTGGTATACGAGTTCTTCATCCGGTTCTTGGAGAGTCAAGAATTCCAGCCCAGCATTGCCAAAAAGTACATAGACCAGAAGTTTGTCTTGCAGGTGCGTCGCAGAGCAtcaccttttcttttcctctatTCTCTCCGTTCCTCGCTTTGCCGATTTCCTGGCATCGTTCCAACTTTGCCGTCCGTCTCCTCCCCTCCAGCTCTTGGAGTTGTTTGACAGCGAGGATCCTCGGGAGAGAGACTACTTGAAGACAGTCTTGCATAGAATCTATGGCAAATTCCTGGGACTGAGGGCTTTTATACGAAAACAGATCAATAATATTTTTCTACGGTGAGTGGAACGCTCGATTCCGTCTCCCAGCCGGTGCAGCCATTCAGAAGCCCTGCCGTTTTCTCCCTTGTTCTAATTCCCACCTCCTGCTTTTCGACTCCTCTTTTCTGCTCCTGCAGTTTTGTTTATGAGACGGAGCACTTCAACGGTGTGGCCGAGCTGCTGGAGATCTTGGGGAGGTGAGTGGAGACCCGAACGCACCGGCAGATCCGGTCCCGGTCCGACGGCTGCCGTTCTCTGTCGTCGTCGTGACGATATGAGAACATCGGCTGTCTTTCGTCTATTGATTTCTAATCAGAATTTCTGTTCCCTGCCAGTATAATCAATGGCTTCGCTCTGCCGCTGAAGGCGGAGCATAAACAGTTTCTGGTGAAGGTGTTAATCCCGCTCCACACCGTCCGGAGTCTGTCGCTCTTCCACGCACAGGTAAGAGCCTCACCTTCCCGTTCCCGCCCTGCGCCGCGCCGGGATTTAAACGGCCATGCTGGTTCTGACGTGGTCCGCTCTCGCCCTGCAGTTGGCGTATTGCATTGTACAGTTCCTAGAGAAAGACCCAACATTAACGGAACCGGTAAGTGTCGAGTCAAACCAGCAGCTCGTCTGCTTCACGATCATGACAACTCATCGGACCgggtctcctcttcctcctcaggtcaTCAGAGGCTTACTGAAGTTCTGGCCAAAAACCTGCAGTCAAAAAGAGGTGCGACTCAACCCGTTTTCGTTGTGACCACGCGTGTGCTTCTACACGCGGTGACGCTTCGCTCCCGTGTTCTGCAGGTGATGTTTCTcggggagctggaggagatcctggacGTCATCGAACCGACACAGTTCGTAAAGATCCAGGAGCCGCTCTTCAAGCAGATCTCCAGATGTGTCTCCAGCCCACACTTCCAGGTGAGTCCCCCCCGGCAGGTGTTTTAAAGGGCCGGCGCTCCTTACGCCCCAGACACGCACGCTCATCCCGGTTCCTTTGGGCCCAGGTGGCAGAGCGAGCCTTGTACTACTGGAACAACGAGTACATCATGAGCCTGATTGAGGAGAACTCCAGCGTCATCCTGCCCATCATGTTTGCCAGCCTCTACCGGATCTCCAAAGAGCACTGGAACCCGTGAGTGACCAGCTTCTCCCCGGTTTTAGACTGCCAGGCTCAGACGTGTGACGTGCTtggaaacattacattttagcagcatcacTTCCTTGAGAGCCGCGGATGCTGTTccgtgacccctgacccctctGTCCCGCCTCCTCCAGGGCGATCGTGGCGCTGGTGTACAACGTCCTGAAGGCCTTCATGGAGATGAACAGTACCTTGTTCGACGAACTCACGGCCACGTACAAGTCGGACCGCCAGCGGTGAGCAGCTCTACCCCGCGAGGAAGCAGTTCTGTTGGGTCGAGCGGTTTCTGATCCGTGTTTCTCCCTTTCagtgagaagaagaaggagaaggagcgggaggagctCTGGAAGAAGCTGGAGGACTTGGAGCTGAAGCGAGGCCTTAGGAGTGACGGGATCATCCCGACTTAACAGAGACACCGCCGCGCTCCcctaagcccctccccctcctctccctgtgactccctctccctccatccttaccccggctcctccctcctcccctcagaCATGTCTGCCCAGAGCGCTAAGAAATCCAATTCAGGCCCCCGCCTCTGGACCGGCGCCGAGGGTCCGCCGGGTTCTCCCCAGTTTATTTCATTCAgtttctctcctgtgtttgTGCGACTTACTTTACAGTAGATCTTCACGTCTGTTTTCGTTATTTCAACAGCActgtaaataattatttttcttttttttttcccccctaaaCTGATATTATTGCAAAcagaaataacaataacaataaataaaaaaaaagaagaaaaaaaatagaaaatgagaaaatgactTGTGTGGGAGGggaatgtaaaaacacacacattttggacGGTAGGACAATGAAACGAACTCTGGAGAACAAAGTAAGAGAATCTAGATTGGTTTGAACTCTTTGTCCCGCTCCTCTTCAGTACAGTCCTCTATGTAGATTTAATTTTTCCAGTTCTCctttttgcttttccttttgttgcctccatatttctgtcctcctcctccctccttcttgAATGGTGcatctttcttttctgtccttttttgGGACAACCCGTCAAAACCCCCCCCAGTCCTGTGTAGcgattctacttcctgttttaaaCAGGAAAATATGGACAAAAACCCTTAAAACGCCGGCGGGGTCTctccgtacacacacacacacacaccgtgtccTTGGGTGTGTTTATCCATGGGGGGGGTTCACCTGTCAAGTCCTTCTGCtcagtatatttatttttttgccatcaACAGTAAATTACTACATTCTTCTGGAATAATTTCCTATGAATTCGGGGAAACGTTGTGTGACGTGACGGCTGCCTCATGTTTCCTGTGgctccttcagaataaaagccaccaccttgcaCTGGTCTGTAGTTCGAACGCGCCCTGGGTCGCTTTAGCCGTTAGTGCAGCTTCCATTCGATGCCATCTAGTGGCAGCATTGGAAATGACAAGAACAAACAGCCAGTGTGACAGTTCTGACAATATTCTGACATAAACCCGAGTTTAAAGGATTAACGTGTAGAATAAAATAAGTATACCGATGCACATGACGTCACACCGTCGCCGGCTGCTTTCTGATGGGCTCCACCCGTCCTGTAGAGGGCGGTGCTTCGGGTGGAGCACTGGGTAGGGAGGAGAGGCCAACCTGGAATAATTGCACTCTTCTTGCCTTCATTATCACCTTGGAACACATTATTTTCCTCCCCTAATTTCCAAGTCCGGGCCTTTATCACCTGAGTGAGCATTACATCCTGTTTGatgacctcacttcctgtttgacaatAATTCGGTTTctcaaaaaaaacccagaacatGTGAATCCGGAACACTCTGCAGGTAAACACACTCgattcacctccacctcctgctaCACCCCTCCCTATGCCGCCTCAAAAAACGCTATTTTTCCCCCTACCTGTTTTTAAAGAGACTCCTCCCCCCTTTTCTTGCTCACCGCACCAGTTCTCCTGGTATCGGTCTGGTACTGGTACCCAGCAGCCGGGATGGGGACttgggtggaaaaaaaagtaatcagaGGAGCACCCAAAAAATCTTCCTCTTCGTTGTGAACGAAGCGCCCCCGCCTCACCTCGCCCCCTACTCCTccgcccagcagggggcgctgcgtTGACTTCAGGATGACAACAAGACACCCCTGTACATTATTGAATGCAGTACACTGATACTCTTGTATATTGTAGTAATTTAGTCTGTTTTAGGAATCTGTGGAGGAGTGTCCAGTGTATAAAGAGGTATTATGGAACGAGACTCCCTAGTATTTATagtagtgccccccccccccacccaccttagtcggcttttcttttctgtcactcctccctcttttcttcgtttttattctcattttggATATTTTGATGAAGTTCCTTTTGATCATTGGATATTTATTTTGGTTGGGGAGGGAAGGGGTGAGGGCAGGTAGGGAGTCGGAGGCTGGGAGGGGGAGGCCGGAGCAAACCATTTCACCCTGTTGGgagtgtgacccccccctcaGAGTTAATGTGTTCATTCGAGCGGCCCAGAAATCACATGATCTAaaaactggaaaagaaaaaaaaacagatgaaaaaGGGTTAGAGaaagaaatgtttaattatttaaaaaaataaagagatatTAAATTAAACCTGTTTTGTGATAAAGCCCAGATCctggattgttttattttatttttaaactttgtGTGTGTCAACTTGACAATTCGATGGAGATCAATCACGGTTACCTCTGCTTTAGTTCGGATTAAgttctgaccaatcacagagaaggaggggaaCCGCGTCACACAGGTGTGCTGATGAGACCTGCGGCGGGAAGAAGACGAGAAGCACGTGTTCAGTCATGGTTTGGAACGGACCATTCACACAGACGGGGgaggatgaagggatgaagCTGCAGTTCAATTTGGCGTTTTATTTGTTACCCCTGGATGAGGCGCGCAGGTGCGCAGGAGAGTGTTTACTCCGAGAGGAGGAGGGATAATAAAAACAATGGTTTTAACAATTCTGCCACCAGAGGTCAGCAACAGCCTGAAGATCAGAAGCATCAGATCTGAAACAGAATCATTACTGATGCGTCGATGAGCGGCGGCGCTGTGACGCACGGACGTTCCCCCCTCGCCGTCCTTGTGATAAATGACTAGTTCTCCTTCTGCCGACGGGATTTAGCCCAACGAATGAACACGAGAGGAAACCTCCAGCCTAAAGTTAAAAAATGGACTGTAAGTCTAAAATCAGCAGGTTAAAGTCAGACCCGTAAATCTGAtcttattaaaataaaatatccaaAAATAACAGTCATCCTTTTATTTCACCAATCTAGAATCAATTACAGGTTAAAATTAGAGGAGATAAATTAAACACTGAAAACTGATTGatctggaaaataaatgttgatcaTTGTAACTATGCACCAGGAACGTGGCACAGCTAGATGGCACCG is part of the Brachionichthys hirsutus isolate HB-005 chromosome 18, CSIRO-AGI_Bhir_v1, whole genome shotgun sequence genome and harbors:
- the ppp2r5eb gene encoding protein phosphatase 2, regulatory subunit B', epsilon → MDTLSDLKMKEYKRSTLNELVDYVTVSRGYLTEQAYPEVVKMVSHNIFRTLPPSDSNEFDPEEDEPTLEASWPHLQLVYEFFIRFLESQEFQPSIAKKYIDQKFVLQLLELFDSEDPRERDYLKTVLHRIYGKFLGLRAFIRKQINNIFLRFVYETEHFNGVAELLEILGSIINGFALPLKAEHKQFLVKVLIPLHTVRSLSLFHAQLAYCIVQFLEKDPTLTEPVIRGLLKFWPKTCSQKEVMFLGELEEILDVIEPTQFVKIQEPLFKQISRCVSSPHFQVAERALYYWNNEYIMSLIEENSSVILPIMFASLYRISKEHWNPAIVALVYNVLKAFMEMNSTLFDELTATYKSDRQREKKKEKEREELWKKLEDLELKRGLRSDGIIPT